The following coding sequences lie in one Cloeon dipterum chromosome 1, ieCloDipt1.1, whole genome shotgun sequence genomic window:
- the cnir gene encoding protein cornichon homolog 4 yields the protein MIFSDAFLFVIGLIDVGAVLFLLIYFIITLSDLECDYLNAQQCCSKLNMWVIPKLSAQAVFTFFLLIHGKWMLLLLNLPMTAWLIYELSTVPMGNTGVYDPTEIHNRGQLKRHMRDCMISLGFYLLLFFVYLYCMIISLLQGNPLKGTDEYVTEF from the exons ATGATCTTCTCGGACGCATTCCTATTTGTTATTGGCTTGATTGACGTCGGCGCCGTCTTGTTCcttctaatttatttc ATTATCACGCTCTCTGATTTGGAATGCGATTACCTGAATGCCCAACAATGTTGCTCCAAGCTGAACATG tggGTGATACCCAAGCTCTCGGCGCAAGCAGTGTTCACTTTTTTCCTCCTAATTCATGGGAAGTGGATGCTCTTGTTGCTTAATCTACCAATGACTGCTTGGCTTATTTACGA gctGTCAACTGTGCCTATGGGGAATACTGGAGTGTATGATCCAACTGAAATTCACAACAGAGGCCAACTGAAGAGGCACATGAGAGACTGCATGATCTCACTTGGGTTCTACTTGCTTCTCTTCTTTGTATATTTGTACTG CATGATCATCTCTCTGCTACAAGGAAACCCTCTCAAAGGCACCGACGAATATGTGACTGAATTCTAA
- the Mdh1 gene encoding malate dehydrogenase, cytoplasmic, translating to MSEPVRVVVTGAAGQIAYSLLYMVAKGDVFGPNQPVILHLLDIPPMMGVVQGVVMELSDCALPLLRGVVPTADPDVAFKDVDAAFLVGAMPRKEGMERKDLLAANVGIFKVQGQAIERNAKRTIKVLVVGNPANTNALVCSKYAPSIPKENFTAMTRLDQNRATAHIAERLNVSCADVSKVIIWGNHSSTQFPDVRHASATVNGAKVSVSEAIKDDEYLKTQFVEKIQKRGAAVIAARKLSSAMSAAKAASDHMKDWWQGSANWVSMGVISDGSYGVPADVVFSFPVTCSDKKWTIVQGLEIDEYARGKLDITAKELIEEREEALAVCQDSNL from the exons ATG TCTGAGCCTGTTCGCGTGGTGGTGACTGGCGCTGCCGGCCAAATCGCCTACTCTCTGCTGTACATGGTGGCCAAGGGCGACGTCTTTGGGCCCAACCAGCCCGTCATCCTGCACCTGCTGGACATCCCGCCAATGATGGGCGTGGTGCAGGGCGTCGTGATGGAGCTGAGCGACTGCGCCCTGCCGCTGCTGCGTGGCGTTGTGCCCACAGCCGACCCAGATGTGGCCTTCAAAGACGTGGATGCTGCCTTCCTGGTTGGCGCCATGCCCCGCAAGGAGGGCATGGAGCGCAAGGACCTGCTGGCCGCCAATGTCGGCATCTTCAAGGTGCAGGGCCAAGCGATCGAGCGCAACGCCAAGCGCACCATCAAGGTGCTGGTGGTCGGCAACCCCGCCAACACGAACGCGCTCGTCTGCTCCAAGTACGCACCCTCCATCCCTAAAGAAAACTTCACCGCGATGACTCGTCTGGACCAGAACCGCGCCACGGCCCACATCGCTGAACGCCTCAACGTCAGCTGCGCCGACGTGTCCAAGGTCATCATCTGGGGCAACCACTCGAGCACCCAGTTCCCAGATGTCCGCCACGCCAGTGCTACTGTCAACGGGGCAAAGGTCTCTGTGTCTGAGGCCATCAAGGATGACGAATACTTGAAGACGCAGTTTGTCGAg aaaatccAAAAGAGAGGTGCCGCTGTTATTGCAGCTCGCAAACTGTCATCAGCTATGTCAGCTGCTAAGGCTGCCAGCGACCATATGAAGGACTGGTGGCAGGGCTCCGCAAACTGGGTCTCCATGGGAGTCATCAGCGATGGCTCATATGGCGTCCCCGCTGATGTTGTCTTCTCTTTCCCTGTAACTTGCTCTGACAAGAAATGGACTATCGTTCAG GGATTGGAGATTGATGAATACGCCAGGGGAAAGCTAGACATCACGGCGAAAGAACTTATTGAGGAGAGGGAAGAAGCCCTGGCCGTGTGCCAAGACAGCAACCTCTAA